A region of the Lycium barbarum isolate Lr01 chromosome 1, ASM1917538v2, whole genome shotgun sequence genome:
CACTATTAATTATCGCTATCATTCATCACTGCCACCATCATCCACTACCATTAACCACTATTGCCAACCACCATCATTATTAATTACTATGTAACCGTAACCACAACCACTACTAATCATAGTCGGCATTTACAATCACCGTCATTAGCCATTACCACCACCATCCAccataattttttaattttttttgttgatatATAGTATTAGTATTTTATATAAGTATGTTTATTTATCTTTAAACAATGACCAATTTTATATATTTAGATATTGAGAAACTACATTGACTTAATTATATTCATACCTTTACTCGAAATCTATATAAaatcttaatattcagatgtcttatagcctgtttggccaaacttctcggaagctaaaaatatttttcattttagaaAGGTATCTTTTTAGAGAGTTGAAGTGTTTGACAAAACTTTTATGAAAAAAATAAATGTTTTTAGTTGCAACAAaaattgtttttcaaaagttgaaAAAATAGCTTTCCTCCCAAAAATTTTTAAAACTTTTAATCAAGCACAAATTATTACTGTATTCTAATATTGACAATGATTTTTtctttaaattaattggtcaaacacaaatgGTTACTCTCTAAAACACTTATGACAACAAATAAAATACTTCTTAAAATGAGTAGACTCTGAAAATTTTGCCAAACGTATTAAAATCTTAATAGACATTTTAATATTTAAGTGTATGCCAAAACTCGATTTATCCCGATTAAACAATCgcgaaaagaagaagaaaagatggTGAATGAATTCACGTTAAACATGGGAGGAGGACCAGACACGCAGACTAGTACGACACGTGATTAATACAATACCGTGATGTGATGTCCCCATTTTATTACAACTAGCCATTTCATTTGCCACTCTCTGCAGTTTCCTACTTTGTCTGTAACTGAATTGTTTCTATAATTTCATCTATAGTTTTACTTGAGTTGGCTACAATGCCGTCACTCTTTGGAGGTCCTCTTACTACATTTGAAGATTCTGAAAAGGAAAGCGAGTATGGTTACGTTAGAAAGGTACCATTTTGATTTTGCTTTCTGTTTGTGATCCAATTATATTCATTATTCCAGCTACTATTTTGATTGTTTCTCTCCAAGTTCTACTGCAGATCCATTTAAACTGTTCTATGTGCAGTTGGAGTAGTATATCACCTTTGATGCTTCCTTCAGTTTGATGAGTATGATCTGTTTTATTCGAACTCTCATGGAACGGAATTGTATATTTTGTTGGATCGTTTTTAGTTTGCTTTACCTTGGAAGGACATGGTTTTATATCATAGCAATTTTTAGTCGTGCATAAGTTTTCTGTAAATGCTGAACGTGGTAGTAACTGTTTGGCCTTTGCTTTAAAGAACCTCTTTTTCGAGAAGCTTTTAGAGTAAACAGTTTGCTGCTTTCTTGTTCACGAGTTAATAAGCATTAAATCAATTGAACTTCTCTTTCTTTCTACTATGATTACTGTAGTTGCTGTTGATCATTAGGTAATAGcaatactccttccgtctcaatttaagtgtcttactttcctttttggtttgTCCCGAAAAGAGcgactctttctatatttagtaagttgagaATTCAAACATCCCACGTGGCAattttaaaaccacaagattcaaaaatttctttttattccttaaactttgtgcttaatcaaactaagacacttaaattgggacggaggaagtacatCTTAACTTTCTTTTGCCTGTGCATTTGCATCTCCTCACTGCTTGCGTGAATTGGTGATTGTTAGTTTCCTTATGAAATTAGAGCCTTTCATTGTTAGATTTTTATTTAGCTTTTATAAATTGCTTACAATGTAGATGATCATGCTGATATGGGATTATCTGTTACCAAATTGCTTTCTTGGTTTTGTGCTCATTGAATGAAATACTGTGCCCAACATTACTTGGTTCTCCAACTCCAGAGTAAAAGTTGCCATTGCTAGCACTTGCAACTTATGTTATTGCCCGCAAATTGTGCCTTTCCTACAGGTGTCTGGACCAGTGGTTGTTGCTGATGGAATGGCAGGGGCTGCCATGTATGAACTTGTTCGTGTCGGACATGACAATCTTATTGGTGAAATTATTAGGCTGGAAGGAGATTCCGCTACAATTCAAGGCATGCTGTTGAACTTCTTTAATCCTGCTAATCTCTCTGCCTTTCAGCATCCCTGGATTGTTGTATCTCCTCCACTTCTATTTGTTCCTTCCCGGTTTTTTTAAGGATATGTACTAGCTTTGATTTCTAATCAGAGTTGAATTGAAATTACAAACAAGGTTTCTTTGTTAAGATCTACTTTCTTGCAGTCTATGAAGAAACAGCTGGGCTGATGGTAAATGATCCTGTCCTACGTACACGCAAGGTAAAAAATAAACTACTTCTTCTCAGTTTTATTGTTTGTTTTAACTGTTGGAATATCGGATTTCAAATAGGCAAATTGATGTTTTATTCAAATTACAGCCCCTGTCAGTAGAGCTTGGTCCTGGAATCTTGGGAAACATCTTCGATGGTATTCAGGTTATTATCTGATCATGTCCTGCAATTTTTATCTGAAATTCTTTACTGAAGCTTGTCGGAATTCAATTACTTTGTTATGAAGCCAAAGCAGCTTCAGTTGCACGCTTACATTATTTTTGTATGTTTATTTTGTCGATAATGCAGAGACCTCTGAAGACAATTGCCATAAGATCTGGTGACGTATACATCCCTAGAGGTGTATCTGTTCCAGCCCTTGACAAGGATAAACTCTGGGAATTTCAGCCTAAGAAAATAGGTATTTTTTCTACCCTTTGACTCCCTAACTTGTTGGACTTTGAGTTATCTTTGCCAAGAACTGTCACTTTTATCATTGATGACTCTGCTGACTTAATATTTCTGTTGCCAGGCGAGGGAGATGTCTTAACAGGTGGAGATCTGTATGCTGTAAGTTTGATAGAACTGAATTTCTTTTAAAGAAGTTTGTTGAGTCCTTTTCCAAAACTGTATCAAAGTATCTTCCTTTATGTTTGAATCTCTTCCTGATTATTTATTTTTGCAGAACGTCTTCGAGAACAGCTTAATGGAACATCATGTTGCACTTCCTCCGGATGCCATGGGAAAAATTACTTACATTGCTCCCGCTGGTCAATACTCTTTGAAGGTCCGTGAATACTCCCCAAATAGCAAGCATCTATGCATTTGGTACAAGTGTGCTTGTTGGATCAATAAACAAAAATATAGATCCATGGGTCACTATTTCTTCTTTTGCATTGCATACATTATGAAGTAATTTTCTTATAAAACAGTGTTCacgttttaatttaaaatatggtTACAGTGTCAATGAAGCATGTCTAAATAATACGGAACTTTGCCACTAATTGTGGTGTGTTTTAGAACTGGTTCCTGAACCAAGGACGTAGGTTAAGGAAAAGGATTAGCTATTTATTTTTCCTGTTTTCTGTGAACTTATAAAAAGAAGGGAAGATAGATATCTATTCCTTTTCCTGAATTAGGTCCTAAAGACATGTTTATTGTCTGATAGTTACGTCTTCTTTATTTTTATGTTatctatatcctttttcataagGTATGTTATAAACTTAACCAAACTTAAGTTCGGTTATGAGgatatttatttgatcaatttaaTTTTTTAATGTGTTTTTCTTATCTGGTAATACATTTATGCCTCTCTTAAATTAGGAAAGTGGTAGATGGTGTAGGCTATGAATTGCCAACTTGCCGTATCATTTGAGCATAAAATAAGATATTGCAAGCAATACATCAACTTTAAAAATCAGGTGCTGTGACAGATTCCTCTTCTCATTGCTCATGCAGGATACAGTTCTTGAGCTCGAGTTTCAAGGTGTCAAAAAGCAGTTCACTATGCTTCAGGTCATTGACATACTAGTCACATAGGATTCTTAAATTTCCTTTTACTCTGTTATTCTGTCAGTTTCAGCAGTGGCTTCTGACATTAATTTGCCCATATCTCTAGAGTTGGCCTGTTCGTACACCTAGACCGGTTGCCTCAAAGTTAGCTGCTGATACTCCTCTTCTTACTGGACAGGTAATAAGTGCACAGAATATTAAGCTCTTTTTGGATTTCATAATTCATGTATAGAATCTTGGACATCTTCGATATAATTTCTCTATTTCATGCCAGCGTGTTCTTGATGCTCTGTTCCCTTCCGTGCTTGGAGGTACTTGTGCTATACCAGGTGCATTTGGCTGCGGGAAGACAGTGATTAGTCAAGCTCTTTCCAAGGTGAGTCtcattttgctttattttttacTTCACTTTAATCTCGGACCTACAGTTAGATGTTTATACTTGTTACACTTCATCAAGTTCATCTGATTCATGCTGATTAATGAATGCAGTACTCTAACTCAGACACTGTGGTCTATGTTGGTTGTGGGGAAAGAGGGAATGAAATGGCCGAGGTATGCGCTTTTTGACTTTGTTTTCTGAGCTATTTAGTATTATCTCAAGGTAGATAACACAAAGTACTTAATTTCAGGTGCTAATGGATTTTCCTCAATTGACAATGACATTGCCTGATGGACGTGAAGAGTCTGTCATGAAACGTACCACACTTGTTGCTAATACTTCAAACATGCCTGTGGCTGCTCGTGAGGCCTCAATCTATACAGGTTGCTAATCTCTTTAATTCTCTAACTTTCTTGATGCTTGACAATTCATTGGAGAAGCGCCTTAATTAACTGAAAGAAGCCAAGTACAATAAGTACAGTTTACTTAGCTTTAGAATTTTAAATGCTGATAGAATTTTATTCCTCACTGTACCCCCATTGAAACGATATAAAAGATAAGTACATTAAATGTTCCACTCTCTGCTCTTTGCACCTTCATGTTTGATATGCACAAAAGCTGCTGCCTGCTTTGCATTTCTGGTCTAAGTATCAACTCGTCTAAAATAGAAAAAATGTGTCTCAACATGGtagttcttttatttttatttttttgattagtAATACAACATAGTAGCTCTTGACCTTGTATCAATATCCTTTTCAGGCATTACTATAGCCGAATATTTCAGAGACATGGGCTACAATGTGAGCATGATGGCAGATTCTACATCTCGTTGGGCTGAAGCTTTACGTGAAATTTCAGGTCGACTGGTGAGTATTTATTCTTTCTATTGCCACAAAGTCAAATAGCCTCTTCTATCTCAGCAGCTCAAATATCCTCGTTCTGTTTTCGGAAAAGCTTTCTGTTACTTTTTGGTTGCTCATATTATGTTTCACATTGTCATAGCTTATTCGTTATAGTACCCAACCAATTTACAAAGCAACAGTGCTACTTATTATCTGGCTTATGTGTGGCACCAGTATTAACAGAATGACGTGGAAATGGCGATATTATGGGGTTCGAAGTTCTAATTAAATCTTGACTTCCTTTATTTTTTGAATAATTTGTAGTGTTTCTCGATAATCGTATTTTGAACTTTTGAGGCAGCATAGTCACAATGACGACTAAAAGGAAACTTTTTATATTACTTTCTTTCTATGGCTGCTCTATTCTCTTATTTCATTTCTTAACGGACGTCCCTTACTGCATGTGGCTCGCTGCTTGTGTAAGCATCAGTTTTTCACAAAATGGGCAATGCCTAAAACCATGTTTTCTTGGATTGTATAAAATTAAACATACAGTTCTGCGGGAACGACTGCCTTCCCAATCTGGAGCCAAGTGTTATTTCTCTTATTCGTATCGTCTTCTCTTAACATACATTATGCACCTTTCAGGCAGAGATGCCTGCTGACAGTGGATATCCTGCTTATCTTGCTGCACGTTTGGCATCCTTTTATGAGCGTGCTGGTAAAGTTAAATGTCTCGGTGGGCCTGAGAGAACTGGGAGTGTGACAATTGTTGGTGCTGTTTCTCCTCCTGGAGGAGATTTCTCAGATCCTGTTACATCTGCAACTCTGGGTATTGTTCAGGTTGGTGAAGCCACAGATCTACCCTATTGGTTGTTTCTCTTCCTTCAATTTTCTCTAATATTACTCTTTTCCAGGTCTTCTGGGGACTAGACAAAAAGTTGGCACAGAGGAAACACTTTCCTTCTGTTAATTGGCTTATTTCCTATTCAAAATACTCAGGGGTATGTTGTTTGGATATTCATGTTGATATTTCTGTATACAGCAAAACATGCTCATCATCCACCTTTTCCTGCTTTTAGTCATTGGTTATATACTGCTTCTCGCTGACTCAACTTTTCTATATCAGGCCTTGGAGTCCTTTTATGAGAAGTTTGATCCTGATTTTATCAACATAAGGACAAAAGCCCGTGAGGTGCTGCAAAGGGAGGATGACCTAAATGAAATTGTGCAAGTATGTGCTTATGTTGCCTTTTATCTTTTAACATTTCTTCTCGAGTTGTACGTCATAAAGGGAAGCCCGTCCAGTTTTTATCCCTGATGGTGGGGTGGGTaggtgggggttgggggggggcaTAGGGGAGGTTTTGGATGTAACTAAACGCATCTGCACAGTCTCGACTAGAGGAGCAGTTTTAGCTGTCTTCAGACTGAAGATTGTTGATAAGGACAAATTATTCATGACTTGGCTATTTCCTATGTGCTTTCTATCTTCCTTGTTCGTGTTCCTGAAAGATCAAACTTAGAAGTTATGTTTTGTGAAAGGGAACTTATATCTGGAGGGATTATGTTGGGTTGTCTATGTGAGGGGTAAGTAAAGAACGTGAAAATCAGGTATGAGAATGAAAAAAGCACAAGCCACCTCGTTCGTGCTCCAGTGTTCCTGGTTCATGATCTCAGCAACTTTTGGACAATCATGATCATATTTAGTCAAGAGATCTATGTGTGTACTCTCTTTTGAGGGAAATTGGCTACATCAAAATGAAAAAGGTAACTAATTATGAATTCTGCTTGGAGACAATGACTATTTTCAGTCTCTTAGATACATGATGTCTCAGTAGTTGGTAAATCACTTCAACTATGTCCTAGTATCAGCTGTCACTTTAGGGAGTCGTCATTCTTTGAATCTAAGCTTTCAGTTGGATTGCATGATGTGTGCTTAAACAGCTTTTATCATCAGACAGCTAACAAAACATTTCTTCTCAATTACCCTGCCTCTGCCCAACCATTTTTTCCCCCTCAAACCTCATTGGTCTACAGGAGATAGATACAGCTGTCATTGATATATTGTTTTCTTATCTTCTGCAGCTTGTTGGGAAGGATGCTTTAGCCGAAACAGATAAAATCATTTTGGAAACTGCAAAGCTTTTGAGAGAGGACTACCTTGCACAAAATGCATTTACTCCGTAAGTGCTGAAAAAGAAAATCCACCATGATATGCTTGTTAATTGGGATTGTTATGATCTCACGTTCTTTTGTCTTTGGTAACAGGTACGACAAATTCTGTCCTTTCTACAAATCTGTTTGGATGTTGCGCAATATTATCCATTTCTGTGACTTAGCCAACCAGGTAGAGTAGTCTGGCTATGGATACATGCCTTTTCGATGTTGGGGTGCCCTTTGTCATTTATAGAGATAATCACTATCTATTTTACATACGTGTACTGTTATTTTCATGCTCACAATTCCTTTTGCCGCACTTGAGTTGAGAATAATATTCAAACTTGGTGATCGCTTGATTAATAAAAAAGCGAAACTTGTATGGGTATTTTCTTGTGACATTTGTGGGTGTCGTCTTTTACACAGGCCGTTGAACGAGGAGCTGGTATGGATGGACAGAAGGTTACCTACAGTCTAATTAAGCACAGTCTAGGGGATTTGTTCTACCGTTTGGTGTAAGTAACTCCCAGACTTTGTTACACGGTATCATATTAAAGAAACAGATTTTTCCGTGTTGCTTGTCTGGTGCTTTGTCTCCCACTaccccttctcttttttttctcGTCGTT
Encoded here:
- the LOC132644866 gene encoding V-type proton ATPase catalytic subunit A isoform X1 codes for the protein MPSLFGGPLTTFEDSEKESEYGYVRKVSGPVVVADGMAGAAMYELVRVGHDNLIGEIIRLEGDSATIQVYEETAGLMVNDPVLRTRKPLSVELGPGILGNIFDGIQRPLKTIAIRSGDVYIPRGVSVPALDKDKLWEFQPKKIGEGDVLTGGDLYANVFENSLMEHHVALPPDAMGKITYIAPAGQYSLKDTVLELEFQGVKKQFTMLQSWPVRTPRPVASKLAADTPLLTGQRVLDALFPSVLGGTCAIPGAFGCGKTVISQALSKYSNSDTVVYVGCGERGNEMAEVLMDFPQLTMTLPDGREESVMKRTTLVANTSNMPVAAREASIYTGITIAEYFRDMGYNVSMMADSTSRWAEALREISGRLAEMPADSGYPAYLAARLASFYERAGKVKCLGGPERTGSVTIVGAVSPPGGDFSDPVTSATLGIVQVFWGLDKKLAQRKHFPSVNWLISYSKYSGALESFYEKFDPDFINIRTKAREVLQREDDLNEIVQLVGKDALAETDKIILETAKLLREDYLAQNAFTPYDKFCPFYKSVWMLRNIIHFCDLANQAVERGAGMDGQKVTYSLIKHSLGDLFYRLVSQKFEDPTEGEEALVAKFQKLHDDLIAGFRNLEDETR
- the LOC132644866 gene encoding V-type proton ATPase catalytic subunit A isoform X2 produces the protein MAGAAMYELVRVGHDNLIGEIIRLEGDSATIQVYEETAGLMVNDPVLRTRKPLSVELGPGILGNIFDGIQRPLKTIAIRSGDVYIPRGVSVPALDKDKLWEFQPKKIGEGDVLTGGDLYANVFENSLMEHHVALPPDAMGKITYIAPAGQYSLKDTVLELEFQGVKKQFTMLQSWPVRTPRPVASKLAADTPLLTGQRVLDALFPSVLGGTCAIPGAFGCGKTVISQALSKYSNSDTVVYVGCGERGNEMAEVLMDFPQLTMTLPDGREESVMKRTTLVANTSNMPVAAREASIYTGITIAEYFRDMGYNVSMMADSTSRWAEALREISGRLAEMPADSGYPAYLAARLASFYERAGKVKCLGGPERTGSVTIVGAVSPPGGDFSDPVTSATLGIVQVFWGLDKKLAQRKHFPSVNWLISYSKYSGALESFYEKFDPDFINIRTKAREVLQREDDLNEIVQLVGKDALAETDKIILETAKLLREDYLAQNAFTPYDKFCPFYKSVWMLRNIIHFCDLANQAVERGAGMDGQKVTYSLIKHSLGDLFYRLVSQKFEDPTEGEEALVAKFQKLHDDLIAGFRNLEDETR